One Amblyomma americanum isolate KBUSLIRL-KWMA chromosome 8, ASM5285725v1, whole genome shotgun sequence DNA window includes the following coding sequences:
- the LOC144100348 gene encoding uncharacterized protein LOC144100348, whose amino-acid sequence MAPVILVLALLMPVALATNTNPPQCLNATLPNILNLETCLGTSLELCTNTVEDIVAALCKIVQCLISALLELNAVGAVSALLDIIELVLTLLGLDAVKLTAVIKPLCCVSNESGCYTIFKGTETCKKPITITLPGNLNLEQCFADPLLLCNEGGACTDNVLVSLVNALLCLLKILLGSNPGSLLYGLACACAGLLQSAAVTATLLIKAACLAVAAAIKLSVTCV is encoded by the exons ATGGCTCCCGTAATCCTTGTCCTGGCCCTGCTGATGCCCGTTGCTCTGGCGACGAACACCAATC CCCCCCAGTGCCTGAATGCAACTCTGCCGAACATCTTGAATCTTGAAACG TGCCTTGGGACTTCTCTGGAGCTCTGCACAAACACCGTG GAGGACATTGTGGCGGCCCTATGCAAGATTGTGCAG TGCCTGATATCAGCCCTTCTTGAACTCAATGCTGTGGGTGCGGTGTCTGCATTGCTGGATATTATCGAACTCGTCCTGACCCTTTTAGGCCTGG ATGCGGTGAAGCTCACGGCAGTAATAAAGCCCCTGTGCTGTGTGTCGAACGAGTCCGGCTGCTACACAATCTTTAAAGGAACTGAGACCTGCAAGAAGCCGATCACCATTACTCTCCCCGGAAACCTCAACCTGGAGCAG TGCTTCGCCGACCCCCTACTGCTCTGCAATGAAGGTGGTGCCTGCACG GACAATGTTCTCGTCAGCTTGGTCAACGCTTTGTTG TGCCTGCTGAAAATCCTTCTTGGATCGAATCCTGGCAGCCTTCTCTACGGGCTGGCCTGCGCCTGTGCGGGCCTGCTGCAGAGCGCTGCTGTGACTGCCACCCTTCTGATAAAGGCTGCATGTCTCGCCGTAGCCGCTGCCATCAAACTTTCCGTCACAT